The Flavobacterium sp. CBA20B-1 genome includes the window GGAAGAAAGCTAAACGACCTACGAATGGATCGGTAGCAATTTTGAATGCTAATGCAGCAAAAGGATCGCTTACAGATGGTTTACGTGTAATTGGTTCGTCTGTGTTTGGATTTGTACCTTCAATCGCTTCTTTATCCATTGGAGAAGGCAAATAACGACAAACAGCATCCAACATAAACTGAACACCTTTATTTTTGAAAGATGAACCACATGTCATTGGAATGATACTCATATCTAAAGTTGCAGCACGCAATGCTTTGTGCACTTCTTCTTCAGTGATAGAGTTTTCATCTTCCATGTATTTCTCTAACAAGTTTTCGTCATAAGCAGCAATTTCCTCGATTAATTGACCACGGTATTGTTTTACCTCATCAACCATTTCTGCAGGAATTTCTACGATATCAAAAGTAGCACCTTGTGTTTCATCGTGCCATACAATTGCACGGTTTTTCACTAAATCTACTACTCCTTTAAAATCAGCTTCGTCACCAATTGGTAAAACAATCGGCACTGCGTTTGATTTCAACATATCTTTAACTTGCTGACAAACTTTTAAGAAGTTAGATCCTTGACGGTCCATTTTGTTAACAAATCCCATACGTGGAACTTTGTAGTTGTCAGCTAAACGCCAGTTAGTTTCAGATTGTGGTTCCACTCCGTCAACTGCAGAGAATAAGAACACTAATCCGTCTAATACACGTAATGAACGGTTTACCTCAACGGTAAAGTCAACGTGTCCTGGAGTATCGATAATATTGAAGTGGTAATCTTGCGATTCTGCAATTTTCTTACCTTGATCGGTTGGGAAAGACCATGTACAAGTTGTAGCAGCAGATGTGATAGTGATACCACGTTCTGCTTCTTGCTCCATCCAGTCCATTGTTGATGCACCATCGTGCACTTCACCAATCTTGTGGTTTTTTCCTGTATAAAAAAGGATACGCTCTGTTGTAGTGGTTTTACCCGCATCAATGTGAGCAGCGATTCCTATGTTTCTAGTAAATTTTAAATCTCTAGCCATTTGTGTTGTTCTTTATGAAAAATTAAAATCTAAAGTGAGAGAATGCTTTATTAGCATCAGCCATTTTGTGAACATCCATTCTTTTCTTAACAGCTGCACCTTCTTCTTTAGCCGCAGCTAAGATTTCAGCAGCTAATTTAGAAGCCATAGATTTATCGTTTCTTTTTCTTGCATAAAGAATCATCCATTTCATCGCCATAGAAATTTTTCTATCCGGACGAATGGGCATTGGAATTTGGAATGAAGCACCACCTACACGGCGAGAACGTACTTCAACGTGAGGCATAACGTTTGTTAATGCGTCTTTCCATACTTCCAAAGATGTTTTTTCTTCATCTTGCTTTTTCGTTTCAACGATTTCTAATGCATCGTAGAATACTTTGAAAGCAGTAGATTTTTTACCATCCCACATTAAGTTGTTTACGAAACGTGTTACTAACTGATCGTTGAATTTTGGATCTGGTAAAAGAGGTCTTTTCTTTGCCTGTCTTTTTCTCATTTCTTTGTTACTTTTAAAAGTTTCTAGTTTAAGGTTTCAAGTTTAAAGCTTTGCATCACCCAAAAAGCAATGCACAAATCTTTACGACTTTTAACTTTTGACTATTCTACTTAAATTAAATTACTTTTTTGCGTCTTTAGGGCGTTTAGCACCATATTTAGATCTTCTTTGCGTACGACCGTTAACACCGGCTGTATCTAAAGCACCACGAACGATGTGGTATCTAACTCCTGGTAAATCTTTTACCCTTCCACCTCTAACTAATACTATCGAGTGCTCTTGTAAATTGTGTCCTTCTCCTGGGATGTAAGCGTTTACTTCATTACCGTTTGTCAAACGTACACGCGCTACTTTACGCATTGCAGAGTTTGGCTTTTTAGGCGTTGTAGTATAAACACGCGTACACACACCACGTCTTTGAGGACATGAATCCAAAGCAACCGATTTACTCTTCTTAGTCAATTGGGTTCTCCCTTTTCTTACTAATTGTTGAATTGTTGGCATAATGTTTATTAAAAATTTTCTACATTCAATTTTGTTTCCCGTGTATTTTCGGGGATGCAAATATATAAATTATTATATTCAAAACAAACGTATTTCGTTTATTTTCAAATTATTTCTATTTTTACCATTTAATCTCATTCCCTATTCATGCGTTTTAAAAAAACATACCTTTTATATATAGTACTTTTTTTGATTTTTTGTTTTGCAAATAATCACGCAACTTATGGGCAGCAAATTTATTTAAAAGTAAACGGAAAAAACACCAACGAAACATCTTTTTTAAAACAAAATATTAAAGATAGTATTTTTAATAAAGGGCAAGAAGTGGAAAATCAATTGCAAACGTTGCAAGGTTTTTTAAAGAACAATGGTTATTTATACCACCAAATTGTATCGGCAGAAAAAAAAGACAGCCTGTATTGGGTGCGTTTTGATTTGGGCAAAAAAACCGATAGCTTAAAAATCAATTTCAACAAGCACCAAGAACATCTGCAATCTATTTTAAATATTAACGAATCAAGCAAAACCATTGCCATACAAAACACTGAAACTTATTTAAAAAACATCGTTGACCAATTAGCTAAAAAAGGATATGCTATTAGCACGGTACGGCTAACGAATCATCAGTTTCTAAACAATATAATTAGTGCCGATTTAGACCTGACATTGGATCAACAAAGAAAAATTGATCAAATTGTTTTTACTCCTTACAACAACTTCCCTACCGGAATTAAACAGCGATTGATAAAAAAATACGAAAAAAAACCGTTTACCGATGCTGTTACGCAAGAATTGCAGAAAGAAATGCGCCAATTTCCGTTTATAAAAACAAAGAAACAACCTGAAGTGCTGTTTACAGAAAGCAACACCGCCTTATATTTATATGTGGAGCGACAAAACATCAGTCAGTTTGATGGGTTGATTGGTTTTACGAACGATGACAACGGCAAGGTGCAGTTTAACGGTTATGCCGATTTGCAATTGATGAATATTTTGAACAAAGGCGAGCAGTTGAAACTGTATTGGAAAAACGATGGCAATCAGCAAACGCAGTTTAATCTCTCGGGCGAAGTGCCTTATTTGTTCAACACGCCATTTGGGCTGAAAACTTCGTTGGAGTTGTTCAAACAAGACAGCACCATGCTCAATACCAAGTTCAATGCGGCGGTTTTGTATTATCTGAATTTTAACCACCGTATTGGCGTTGGTTATCAGTCCACAGCTTCTGTGGCAGGAACAGAGAATTTTTATCAAGCTGCCGATTACAATAATCAATTCATCACACTGAATTATTTATTGAACAATTACCAAGATCATCCGTTGTTTCGACAAAAGTATCAAGTGACAGCTTTGGCTGGTTTTGGATCGAAAACCGAAGAAAAAGACAACCGCAAAGGTTCGCAGCAATTTATTAACTTTAATGCCCATTATTTGTGGCAACTAAACAACAGGTGGTATATCCATCAACAGTTAGAAAGTTCGGCACTTTTAAGCGCCATTCCTTTATTATATAATGAATATAATCGTTTTGGAGGCATTAACTCGCTCCGGGGGTTTCAGGAAAATTCGTTGCTTGCGAAAACTCAGTTAGGGCTTTATAATGAAGTTCGCTATTTGTTAGCACCGAATATGTATTTACACTCCATTACCGACGCCGCTTATTACGAAGGCGAAAACACCAGCGATTTATTGTATTCTTTTGGATTAGGATTTGGCATACAAACCGGTGGTGGCTTGTTCAACATTATTTACGCAAACGGCATACAGCCCAACACCGACTTTAAACTATCGAATGCTATTTTTCATTTAAGCTATAAGACGCAGTTTTAATCTTTTGGGCAGTTTACTTTTTCACAATTGATAAACTATCAAGTATTTTCTTGTATTCATCTGCAAATCCATAACCTCCACAAGTCGCATAAATAACTTTCCCATTTCTATCAATTAAAACAGTTGCAGGCCAGCAGTGAAAACTGTGATTTATTTGCTTTTTCCCAGATGTTCTTGTGTTATCAATAAAGTCAGCTTCAGCATTATATTCACTTAAAAATGTTTGTAAACTATCATTATTATCTCCGTCTATAATCGTTAGAAAGGCAACATTCTCATTATTCTTGTATTTATCAAACAATTCATTAAAACCTTCAGACATTTTACCTTCAAAATCAGCTTTAGCAACCAAAAGCACTAAATTCTTCCCTAAATAATCTTTTGAATTTATTTGTTTGCCGCTAATGGTTTTCGCTGTAAAAAAATCAGGTGTTTCGCCTTTGCTAAAATCAACATAGTTTTCGAGATTTACAGCGACTTCTGCTTGCTTAACATCTTGCCATTTTTTCTTACAAGATATTAAGACACTACTAATAATGAATAGTAATAAACTTAATTTCTTCATATTTTAAAACTTTTTTCTAAATTTTCAGTAGGAAATTTACATAAAAAATTCGCAACTGCAAACTACACATTTTTTTATGATTAAACATATAAGCTTTTAACAATCATACGCTTTGTAATGTTCTTTTTCCAACGCATCTTCTAACTTTTCAATTTCCGTTTTAGTGGTTTTTACTTTTTTAAGATGCACCGGAAGTTGCTTTTTACCATCGGGCGAAATCCAAATTCCTTTTAATTGATTGTCAATTCTTTTCAGCAACATCAGCCCAGTATTGTAATGCTCTACAAATGTATATTGCTGTTTTTGTTCAGAAAATGTGGTTTCTAAAAGAATCCAATTATCTTGTTTATTGTTTTGGTATTTATAGATTGCTGAAACCACTGTTCTGGGGCAGCCGTCTTCTTCTATCTTCAAATAAAAAGATACTTTTAAATCGTTTGAAACAGTTCCTTCATAAAGTTCTTGCGAAATAATTTCCTGCCCAAAAGAAAAATTTGCTACAAAAAGCCCAAATAACAACAGTATTTTTTTCATTATTGATTTTTAATTAAATATAGTAATATCTTTGTAGCATGCAAAATGAACATCAAATATTTGGAATTCGTGCGGTTATCGAAGCGATCAGCGCGGGAAAGGAAATAGATAAAGTATTTATACAAAAAGAAGCTCAGGGCGATTTAATGCAGGAGCTTATGAAAACGCTGAAGAAAAACAACGTGAATTTTTCGTATGTTCCGGTTGAAAAACTGAACAAATTAAGCAAATTCAACAACCATCAAGGTGCCGTTGCATCTATCGCACCAATTAAATTTGTTTCGATGGAACAATTGATTGAAGGTGTTTTAGAGAAAAAAGACAAACCGCTTTTTTTAATTTTAGACCAGTTGAGCGATGCCCGCAATTTTGGTGCAATTATTCGTACGGCAGAATGCACCGGTGTGGACGGAATCATTATTCAAAAACAAGGATCGGCTCCGGTAAACGGTGATACGGTAAAAACATCGGCAGGTGCGGTTTTTAACATTCCGATTTGTAAGGTGGATCATATTAAAGATGCTGTTTTCTATTTGCAAGGTTCAGGAATTGCAACCGTTGCGGCTACCGAGAAAACCGAAAACAACATTTACGATATCGACTTTAACCAAGGCATAGCCATCATCATGGGTTCCGAAGACAAAGGTGTGAATCCATCGGTTCTAAAAATCATTGACCACAAAGCAAAGCTCCCTATGTTTGGAACCATTTCTTCCTTAAACGTTTCGGTGGCTTGTGGTGCTTTTTTATACGAAGCAGTGAGGCAACGTTTGTAATCCGTTATCCTTTTCAAAATACAACAGCCTTTTTAATTCTGTACAGAGGCTTTTTTTAAATTCTTTCAAAAAACCCATCACCACAAAAACTGCCAAAAAGGCAGGCTTTTTTATTTGGGTATATTTTTGATTGATGGCTTTTATGGAAACAGAACAATTAAAATACCGCCCAGCCGTTTTTTGGGTGCCTTTTATAGCAATACTTACGCTGTGGATGGTTTATTATTTAAACTGGCGTTACTTTTTAGAATGGAATCATTTTGGTATTGTACCCCACACCGTAAAAGGCTTGCGAGGAATTGTTTTTTCGCCATTTTTACACGGTTCTCTGCAACATTTATGGAACAACACCTTAGCACTTTTAGTGTTGCTTCCACTCATTTGCTACTATTATTACAAAAATTGGAAAACATTAATTATTGGAGGTATTTTGTTGTCAGGGCTTGGCACATGGCTCATCGCTACCAGCGGAACCCACATCGGTGCAAGCGGTCTGATTTATGTGTTAACCGCCTATATGTTTTTCACTGGAATCCGCAGCAAACAATACCGTTTAATGGCCATTTCTTTCCTGATGATTATTCTATACGGAGGTTCGGTTTGGTATATGCTGCCCGATATTGAAGAAGGCATTTCGTGGCAAGGTCATCTTGCGGGTTTTATCTCCGGACTGCTGCTTTCATATCTTTTAAAGAAACCACAACTAGAACCGCAGTACAAATACGATTGGCAACACCCCGATTTCGATGAAAGCAAAGACGATTTCATCAAACAATTCGATGCAAAAGGCAACTACAATCCCCTGCCCTTATTACGAAAAGATCAAAACGGATATGTGTACAACGACACCTTTCACCGCAAAAACGGCATGCATAACCACCGCATCATTATAAAAAGCTCTTAATCCCAACAAGCTCTTTTGGGCACATGCTTCGCACCGGGCTATTCGCTACAAGTCCTCGCGGTTGCGGTGAAAACCGCAACCGCTGTGGGCTATCCGCTGCTATCCCTTGTGCAAAATTCGACACGCCATTAAAATTCCAGATTAAAACGACAATACAGCAAATCAAAGTCAAAATACACCTACACAGACTGAAAAGACCTCGCAGGAGTTATCTACTACAAAACCAATATAATCATTTTTCAGTTAGCTTTAATAGTTCTTTAACGATATAATCCTTAATTTTAGGCTTTAACTTTTAAGCAAATTATGGAAAATATATTATTATCGGCTTTTGACACGGCTCCGTTTTCACAAATAAAAAACAGCGACTACGAACCAGCATTTAACGAAGCCATTAAACAGGCAAAAGCAGAAATACAAGAAATAATAAGCAATACCAATGCACCCACTTTTGAAAACACAATCGAAGCAATGGCTTTTTCGGGTATGCAATTAGACCGTATTTCGAACATTTTTTTTAACTTGAATTCGGCTGAAACAAACGAAGAATTGCAAAAAATTGCCCAAATTATTGCTCCGAATCTATCGGCTTTTAGCAACGATATTTCGCTAAATCCGGAGTTGTTCAAACGCGTAAAACAAGTTTTTGATACTGTTGATAAATCCACATTAACTACGGAACAAATCACGTTACTAGAAAAAACCTACAAAGGATTTGTGCGAAACGGTGCCTTGCTAAACGAGGAACAAAAAGCAGTATTGCGTGAAATTGATGCCCAATTATCGGTTCTATCGTTACAGTTTAACGAGAATGTTTTGGCTGAAACCAATGCCTATCAACTACACATTACCAACGAAGAAGATTTAGCCGGATTGCCCGATGGTGTAATCGAAGCTGCTAAAAATCGTGCCACTCAACAAGAAAAACAAGGTTGGATTTTTACTTTAGATTTTCCAAGCTATCTGCCATTTGTAACTTATGCTAAAAACCGTGAATTACGCAAGGAAATTGCGATTGCAAATGGCAAAAAAGGTTTCCAAAAAAACGAATACAACAATGAAGACATTGTGCTTAAAATTGTAAAATTGCGAAATAAACGTGCGCATTTATTAGGTTATAAAAACCATGCAACCTTTGTTTTGGAAGAACGCATGGCACAAAATCCGGAGAAAGTATTGACTTTTTTAAATGATTTATTGGTAAAAGCTAAACCCGCTGCTCAAAGAGAATTTGATGAATTAACGGCTTATGCTAAAAAATTAGATGGTATTGACCGATTAGAAAAATGGGACGGAAGCTATTACAGCGAAAAATTGAAACAAGAACGTTTTAATTTAGACGACGAAGCGCTGAAACCTTATTTTAAACTGGAAAACGTTTTAAACGGAGCTTTTACCGTTGCCGAAAAATTGTTTGGTTTGCATTTTACCGAAGTTTTTACGGTTGATAAATACCATGCCGATGTGCAGACTTTTGATGTTACCAACGATAACGGAGAAAAAATTGCGTTGTTATACACAGACTTTTTCCCACGAAAAGGTAAGCGCAACGGTGCATGGATGACATCGTTTAAATCGCAATGGATTAAAAATGGTGTTAATGAACGTCCGCATATTTCTATTGTGTGCAACTTCACTCCTCCTACTCCATCAAAACCATCGTTGCTGACTTTTAACGAAGTGACTACGTTGTTTCACGAGTTTGGGCACGCGTTACACGGAATGTTAGCAAACACAACGTATCCATCGTTATCGGGAACATCGGTTTATTGGGATTTTGTAGAACTCCCAAGTCAGATTATGGAAAACTGGGTCTATCAGCCCGAAACTTTGGCATTGTTTGCAAAGCATTACGAAACCGGTGAAACCATTCCACAACAATACATCAATAAAATTAAAGAAAGTGCCAACTTTTTAGAAGGAATGGCAACCTTGCGTCAGTTGAGTTTTGGCTTGTTGGATATGGCTTGGCATTCCAAAAACCCAGAAAATATTGGCCGTTTAAAAGAATTTGAAAACCAACAATTTGAAGCGACAAAATTATATCCTGATGTTGCTGAAAATGTGATGAGTACTGCTTTTTCGCATATTTTCGCTGGTGGATACGCCGCAGGGTATTACTCGTACAAATGGGCAGAAGTGTTAGATGCCGATGCCTTTGATTATTTTGAACAAAACGGCATCTTCAACAAAGAAATTGCTACCAAATTCAAAGATTTTATTTTATCGCAAGGCGGAACCGATCACCCAATGACGCTTTACAAAAAATTCCGCGGGCAAGAACCATCGCCAAATGCACTGCTTAAACGTGCCGGCTTGATATAATTAAAAACAGCAACCTAAATGGGTTGCTGTTTTTTCTATTTAATTTTGCTACTGTTTAACTAACTTTTTTATTGCTGTACCTTGTTTTGTTTCTATGTGTAGCATATAAGTACCACTTGATAAATTTTCTACATTTAGCTGTATTGGTGATTCGTTATTAAAACTTTCACTACGCAAATGCTTACCATGTATATCATAAATACCGACATGATTTATCAAGATGTTTTCGCTGTTAGTAATGTTAACAACACTTTGTGCCGGATTAGGGTATAAATTAAGCTTTTGCGAAATAAAGTCTTCAACTCCTAAATATGTTGGTAATGCATTTAAAGCAGTTAGCTGAATATTATCATATTTAACAACTACCGGAAGATCACCATTCCCAGCACCGATAATAGTTAATGATGCAATATCCTCACTATTATTAAAATTAGCTCTCTTTAAAATATTTAAAGCAGGTATATGTACATAAAAAGCACCACCCACAATAGCTCCAGATTCATATTTATAATCAATAAAAAATTCTACCGTAATCCAACTATTGTATGGAAAATTATCATATTCAGCAGTATTGTTTTTTCCTAGATTAAGATACGTCCAGAATCCTATGTTATTGTGACCAGCTTGCAGGTAAGCTTTTGTGTTGGATGGAATTGCGGTATTATAATTTCTAATGTCATTAAAAAATACCACTTTATCTAATATTTCTGAAAATAAAACACTTCCGGCAAATGGATCATTATTAATTAAATTATTTACGATATAAATATCATATTCTAACTTGAGTATATCGTTCCCTAATGCTCGGTTGTTCCATAACGTATTAACATTTTTTTGAGTTAAATAAGAACCATTACCTTGAGAAGAATTATTTTTATTAATGCCTATTGCCAATACATTCCCTCTACCAGCCTCACTAACAATTTCGCAAGGTGCAGGGTTGTTAGGGTATGCTTTTCTCACATACCAACCGCCTTTTCCGGGTATCGCTCCTGTAGCATCGGTACTTACTTCTCCCAATGCATAATTATTAAAATTTTCGGTAAATAATATTTGCGCATAGGTAGCTCCAGAAAAAAATACACCTATTAATAAATATAAAAAATCTCTCATCTTATTAATATATAAATAGTTGTAGATAGTCATCAGGGTATGTAGGGAAATAATGTCTGGTTTCAATTCTTCTAGCTTGCCCAAATATAGCATCTGCTGATCCAGAGTACATAAAACCCGGATAAGTTGCTAACGAAGGTGCATCTACAATTATTTCTCTTGTTCCTGCTGCATAGTATAAATCACCTCCAAAAGGGGTATCGGTAATTGACATTGTTGCCCATGCAGATGGAAAATCAGATACAGTTGCCTCCAAAGCTAAAACATACCTAGTTTCAATAAAATTAGCTACATCTGCATTTGGGCTAAATTCAATTTTGTAATACATGACTTTACCATATTGTGCCA containing:
- the rlmB gene encoding 23S rRNA (guanosine(2251)-2'-O)-methyltransferase RlmB, with amino-acid sequence MQNEHQIFGIRAVIEAISAGKEIDKVFIQKEAQGDLMQELMKTLKKNNVNFSYVPVEKLNKLSKFNNHQGAVASIAPIKFVSMEQLIEGVLEKKDKPLFLILDQLSDARNFGAIIRTAECTGVDGIIIQKQGSAPVNGDTVKTSAGAVFNIPICKVDHIKDAVFYLQGSGIATVAATEKTENNIYDIDFNQGIAIIMGSEDKGVNPSVLKIIDHKAKLPMFGTISSLNVSVACGAFLYEAVRQRL
- the rpsG gene encoding 30S ribosomal protein S7; amino-acid sequence: MRKRQAKKRPLLPDPKFNDQLVTRFVNNLMWDGKKSTAFKVFYDALEIVETKKQDEEKTSLEVWKDALTNVMPHVEVRSRRVGGASFQIPMPIRPDRKISMAMKWMILYARKRNDKSMASKLAAEILAAAKEEGAAVKKRMDVHKMADANKAFSHFRF
- the rpsL gene encoding 30S ribosomal protein S12 — its product is MPTIQQLVRKGRTQLTKKSKSVALDSCPQRRGVCTRVYTTTPKKPNSAMRKVARVRLTNGNEVNAYIPGEGHNLQEHSIVLVRGGRVKDLPGVRYHIVRGALDTAGVNGRTQRRSKYGAKRPKDAKK
- a CDS encoding rhomboid family intramembrane serine protease; its protein translation is METEQLKYRPAVFWVPFIAILTLWMVYYLNWRYFLEWNHFGIVPHTVKGLRGIVFSPFLHGSLQHLWNNTLALLVLLPLICYYYYKNWKTLIIGGILLSGLGTWLIATSGTHIGASGLIYVLTAYMFFTGIRSKQYRLMAISFLMIILYGGSVWYMLPDIEEGISWQGHLAGFISGLLLSYLLKKPQLEPQYKYDWQHPDFDESKDDFIKQFDAKGNYNPLPLLRKDQNGYVYNDTFHRKNGMHNHRIIIKSS
- a CDS encoding M3 family metallopeptidase; protein product: MENILLSAFDTAPFSQIKNSDYEPAFNEAIKQAKAEIQEIISNTNAPTFENTIEAMAFSGMQLDRISNIFFNLNSAETNEELQKIAQIIAPNLSAFSNDISLNPELFKRVKQVFDTVDKSTLTTEQITLLEKTYKGFVRNGALLNEEQKAVLREIDAQLSVLSLQFNENVLAETNAYQLHITNEEDLAGLPDGVIEAAKNRATQQEKQGWIFTLDFPSYLPFVTYAKNRELRKEIAIANGKKGFQKNEYNNEDIVLKIVKLRNKRAHLLGYKNHATFVLEERMAQNPEKVLTFLNDLLVKAKPAAQREFDELTAYAKKLDGIDRLEKWDGSYYSEKLKQERFNLDDEALKPYFKLENVLNGAFTVAEKLFGLHFTEVFTVDKYHADVQTFDVTNDNGEKIALLYTDFFPRKGKRNGAWMTSFKSQWIKNGVNERPHISIVCNFTPPTPSKPSLLTFNEVTTLFHEFGHALHGMLANTTYPSLSGTSVYWDFVELPSQIMENWVYQPETLALFAKHYETGETIPQQYINKIKESANFLEGMATLRQLSFGLLDMAWHSKNPENIGRLKEFENQQFEATKLYPDVAENVMSTAFSHIFAGGYAAGYYSYKWAEVLDADAFDYFEQNGIFNKEIATKFKDFILSQGGTDHPMTLYKKFRGQEPSPNALLKRAGLI
- a CDS encoding peroxiredoxin family protein, whose product is MKKLSLLLFIISSVLISCKKKWQDVKQAEVAVNLENYVDFSKGETPDFFTAKTISGKQINSKDYLGKNLVLLVAKADFEGKMSEGFNELFDKYKNNENVAFLTIIDGDNNDSLQTFLSEYNAEADFIDNTRTSGKKQINHSFHCWPATVLIDRNGKVIYATCGGYGFADEYKKILDSLSIVKK
- a CDS encoding T9SS type A sorting domain-containing protein, which translates into the protein MRDFLYLLIGVFFSGATYAQILFTENFNNYALGEVSTDATGAIPGKGGWYVRKAYPNNPAPCEIVSEAGRGNVLAIGINKNNSSQGNGSYLTQKNVNTLWNNRALGNDILKLEYDIYIVNNLINNDPFAGSVLFSEILDKVVFFNDIRNYNTAIPSNTKAYLQAGHNNIGFWTYLNLGKNNTAEYDNFPYNSWITVEFFIDYKYESGAIVGGAFYVHIPALNILKRANFNNSEDIASLTIIGAGNGDLPVVVKYDNIQLTALNALPTYLGVEDFISQKLNLYPNPAQSVVNITNSENILINHVGIYDIHGKHLRSESFNNESPIQLNVENLSSGTYMLHIETKQGTAIKKLVKQ